The following proteins are encoded in a genomic region of Lachnospiraceae bacterium KM106-2:
- a CDS encoding o-acetylhomoserine sulfhydrylase, translated as MSNYHINTKCVQAGYEPKNGEPRIVPIVQSTTYKYDSSAEVGKLFDLEEDGFFYTRLGNPTVSCVEQKIAELEGGVGALMTSSGQAAATITFLNLCNSGDHIVASSAIYGGTMNLLTVTFKRMGIEVTLIAPDSTKEQIEAAIKDNTKCVFAESISNPALAIVDFDVFAEVAHAHHIPFIVDNTFATPVNCRPMEHGADIVIHSTSKYLDGHAAALGGVIVDSGNFNWNEGNFPGLTTPDDSYHGIIYTAKFGKSAFIVKARVQIMRDLGMTPSPNNAFLLNLGIETLHLRMERHCSNALTVAKWLENNEKIAWVEYPGLESSKYHKLAEKYMPNGTCGVISFGVKGGREASAKLMDELQLAAIVVHVADARTSVLHPASTTHRQLTDEQLEECGVRPDLIRMSIGIEDVRDIIADLEQGLAKIK; from the coding sequence ATGAGTAACTACCATATCAACACAAAATGTGTGCAGGCGGGATATGAACCAAAGAATGGTGAGCCTAGAATCGTCCCAATCGTACAGTCTACTACATATAAATATGATTCTAGTGCTGAGGTTGGAAAATTATTTGATCTAGAAGAAGATGGATTTTTCTATACACGTTTAGGAAATCCAACCGTTAGTTGTGTAGAACAAAAGATAGCAGAATTAGAAGGGGGAGTCGGTGCGCTTATGACTTCATCTGGTCAGGCTGCGGCAACGATCACTTTCTTAAATCTATGTAACAGTGGTGATCATATCGTTGCTTCTAGTGCTATCTATGGTGGTACTATGAATTTATTAACGGTTACGTTTAAGAGAATGGGGATTGAAGTAACCTTGATAGCTCCAGATTCGACTAAGGAGCAAATCGAAGCTGCTATTAAAGACAATACAAAATGTGTTTTTGCAGAATCAATTTCAAATCCTGCATTAGCAATTGTTGACTTTGATGTATTTGCTGAAGTAGCACACGCTCATCACATTCCATTTATCGTAGATAATACATTCGCAACACCTGTTAATTGCAGACCGATGGAGCATGGTGCAGATATTGTGATCCATTCTACATCCAAATACCTTGATGGACACGCAGCCGCACTGGGTGGTGTAATCGTGGATAGCGGTAATTTTAACTGGAACGAAGGGAACTTCCCAGGACTTACGACACCAGATGATTCTTACCATGGAATTATCTATACTGCGAAATTTGGAAAATCTGCTTTTATCGTTAAAGCAAGAGTCCAGATCATGCGTGACTTAGGAATGACTCCATCACCGAACAATGCCTTCTTATTAAACTTAGGGATCGAGACATTACATCTTCGTATGGAGCGTCATTGCAGCAATGCACTTACCGTTGCAAAATGGTTAGAAAACAATGAGAAGATCGCTTGGGTTGAGTATCCAGGGCTAGAGTCTTCAAAGTATCACAAGTTAGCTGAAAAATATATGCCAAATGGTACTTGCGGTGTCATCTCGTTTGGTGTGAAGGGTGGAAGAGAAGCTTCTGCAAAATTAATGGATGAGTTGCAATTAGCAGCGATCGTTGTCCATGTTGCAGATGCCAGAACAAGTGTCCTTCATCCAGCCAGCACAACGCATCGTCAACTTACCGATGAACAATTAGAAGAATGCGGCGTTCGTCCGGATCTCATTCGTATGTCGATCGGAATTGAGGATGTAAGAGATATCATTGCTGATTTAGAGCAAGGTTTGGCTAAAATCAAATAG
- a CDS encoding translocation-enhancing protein TepA: MVDENKVQDPNKRDGGKPKEDPEKEKTARENEKMRDDKISEYGQATLDKNEKNVKIHLLNIIGEVEGHECLPSHNKTTKYEHVLPQLAAIEDSKEIDGLMILLNTVGGDVEAGLAISEMIASLSKPTVSLVLGGSHSIGVPLAVSSDYSFIVPTASMIIHPVRMNGTVIGVPQSFDYFEKIQDRILSFIVNHSKISYDELKRLMLDTSQMTKDLGSILIGKQAVENGIIDEVGGIKEALAKLYDMIDVSKNNKIEGE, translated from the coding sequence ATGGTTGATGAAAATAAAGTTCAGGATCCTAATAAGCGAGATGGCGGAAAGCCAAAAGAAGATCCAGAAAAAGAGAAGACAGCTCGCGAAAATGAAAAGATGAGAGATGATAAGATCAGTGAGTATGGACAAGCTACGCTTGATAAGAATGAGAAAAATGTAAAAATTCATCTCTTAAATATTATCGGTGAAGTGGAAGGACATGAATGTCTTCCTTCTCATAATAAGACTACGAAGTATGAGCACGTCCTTCCGCAATTGGCAGCAATTGAAGATAGTAAAGAGATAGATGGACTAATGATACTACTAAATACCGTTGGAGGAGATGTGGAAGCAGGATTAGCTATTAGTGAGATGATCGCTTCTTTAAGTAAGCCTACTGTTTCACTCGTATTAGGTGGTAGCCACTCGATCGGAGTTCCACTGGCAGTATCGAGCGATTATTCCTTTATTGTGCCAACGGCATCTATGATCATCCATCCGGTGCGAATGAATGGTACTGTTATTGGTGTCCCTCAGAGTTTTGACTATTTCGAAAAGATACAGGATCGAATCTTAAGCTTTATTGTAAATCATTCGAAAATTTCTTATGATGAGTTGAAACGCTTGATGTTAGATACTTCTCAGATGACCAAAGATCTAGGCTCGATTCTCATTGGAAAACAGGCAGTAGAAAATGGGATCATCGATGAGGTTGGTGGTATTAAAGAAGCACTTGCAAAATTATATGATATGATCGATGTGAGTAAAAACAATAAAATAGAAGGTGAGTAG
- a CDS encoding polyribonucleotide nucleotidyltransferase gives MYKSFSMELAGRTLTVDIGRVAAQANGAAFMHYGETVVLSTATASEKPREGIDFFPLSVEYEEKLYSVGKIPGGFNKREGKASENAILTSRVIDRPMRPLFPKDYRNDVTLNNLVMAVDPDCAPEITAMLGSAIAVAISDIPFDGPTASTQVGLVDGEFVFNPNAAQKAVSDLQLTVASTREKVIMIEAGANEIPEAKMIEAIFAAHELNQKVIEFIDTIVAECGKEKHDYISCEIPEELNADIVSTVTPEQMEEAVFTDVKQVREENIREIKDKLAEKYAEDHEDWLPLIDEAIYKYQKKTVRKMILKDHLTN, from the coding sequence ATGTACAAAAGTTTTTCTATGGAATTAGCTGGCAGAACTTTGACTGTTGATATTGGTCGTGTTGCTGCTCAAGCGAACGGTGCAGCTTTCATGCACTATGGCGAAACAGTTGTTCTTTCTACAGCAACTGCTAGTGAAAAGCCAAGAGAGGGAATCGATTTCTTTCCACTTAGTGTAGAATACGAAGAAAAATTATATTCAGTAGGTAAAATACCTGGAGGATTTAATAAAAGAGAAGGAAAAGCTAGTGAAAATGCGATCTTAACTTCACGTGTTATCGATCGTCCAATGAGACCACTTTTCCCTAAAGATTATCGTAATGATGTAACTTTAAATAACTTAGTAATGGCAGTAGATCCTGATTGTGCACCTGAAATCACAGCAATGCTTGGTTCTGCGATCGCAGTTGCTATTTCAGATATCCCATTTGATGGCCCAACAGCTTCTACACAAGTTGGTTTAGTAGATGGTGAATTTGTATTTAATCCAAATGCAGCACAAAAAGCAGTTTCTGACCTTCAGTTAACAGTAGCTTCTACAAGAGAAAAAGTTATCATGATCGAAGCTGGTGCAAATGAAATTCCGGAAGCAAAAATGATCGAAGCAATTTTTGCTGCTCATGAATTAAACCAAAAAGTTATCGAATTCATCGATACAATCGTTGCTGAATGCGGTAAAGAAAAACATGATTATATTAGCTGTGAAATTCCAGAAGAATTAAACGCAGATATCGTAAGTACAGTAACTCCAGAACAAATGGAAGAAGCAGTATTTACAGATGTAAAACAAGTTCGTGAAGAAAATATCCGTGAGATTAAAGACAAGCTTGCTGAAAAATATGCAGAAGATCATGAAGATTGGTTACCTCTTATTGATGAAGCAATTTATAAATATCAAAAGAAGACAGTTCGTAAGATGATCTTAAAAGATCATCTTACGAACTGA
- a CDS encoding peptidase, M16 family has protein sequence MVHVNKLSNGMTVVFEKMEHLRSVSLGVWVKVGSANETNENNGIAHMIEHMLFKGTKNRSAKELADDMAMLGGNMNAYTSKECTSYYVTTLDNHLPIAIDILGDMISNSLFDLDDIEREKEVILEEIDMYDDSPDDLVHEMLQKEVWKDHPLGYIISGTKEIVKGYTREDLIRFKEQYYVADNMVISIVGNFEEEKALYLLEHYFGQIASSSVREEITKPDFTRCFVTSNKDIEQIHMNMAFDCVDYHAKEKYVLSIVNAVLGGSENSRLFQIIREEMGLTYSIYSYGSSYGLAGLFHIDATLNPSKIEKVFEGIVKVIDQLREKGISENELNRAKEQINTELIIGSESSRNRVNSNGKAMLCREKIMSLDDTIQAVNDVTREDALAFIDKYLDYNKLSICLVGNLTDIDLDKMKSKWNELANR, from the coding sequence ATGGTACATGTTAATAAATTATCCAATGGAATGACCGTCGTTTTTGAAAAGATGGAACATTTAAGAAGTGTGTCTTTAGGTGTCTGGGTTAAAGTAGGATCTGCAAATGAGACGAACGAGAATAATGGCATTGCGCACATGATCGAGCATATGCTTTTTAAAGGAACAAAGAATCGAAGCGCTAAGGAATTAGCAGATGATATGGCGATGTTAGGCGGCAATATGAATGCGTATACAAGCAAGGAATGCACGTCTTACTATGTAACGACACTTGATAATCACCTTCCGATCGCAATTGATATTTTAGGAGATATGATCAGTAATTCACTATTTGATTTAGATGATATTGAGAGAGAAAAAGAGGTCATTTTAGAAGAAATTGATATGTACGATGATTCTCCTGATGATTTAGTACATGAAATGCTTCAAAAGGAAGTGTGGAAAGATCATCCGCTAGGATATATCATTTCAGGCACGAAAGAGATCGTAAAAGGATATACAAGAGAAGATCTGATTCGTTTTAAAGAACAGTATTATGTTGCTGATAATATGGTGATCAGTATCGTGGGTAATTTTGAAGAAGAAAAGGCACTCTATTTGTTAGAGCATTATTTTGGACAAATTGCTTCTAGTTCTGTTCGCGAAGAGATTACAAAGCCTGATTTTACGCGTTGTTTTGTCACTAGTAATAAGGATATTGAACAGATCCACATGAACATGGCGTTCGACTGTGTTGATTATCATGCAAAAGAGAAATATGTCTTATCTATTGTGAATGCAGTATTAGGTGGAAGTGAGAACTCACGTTTATTCCAGATCATACGAGAAGAAATGGGACTTACGTATTCGATTTATTCTTATGGAAGTTCTTATGGTCTAGCTGGTTTATTCCATATCGATGCTACATTAAATCCTTCTAAGATTGAGAAAGTATTTGAAGGCATTGTCAAAGTGATCGATCAATTAAGAGAAAAAGGAATTTCAGAGAATGAATTGAATCGTGCCAAAGAGCAGATCAATACAGAATTGATCATCGGAAGCGAATCAAGCAGAAATCGTGTCAACAGTAATGGTAAGGCAATGTTGTGTCGCGAAAAGATCATGTCGTTAGATGATACGATCCAAGCAGTCAATGATGTAACAAGAGAAGATGCACTTGCCTTTATCGACAAATATTTAGATTATAACAAATTAAGTATTTGCTTAGTTGGTAATTTGACTGATATCGACCTTGATAAGATGAAAAGTAAGTGGAATGAGTTGGCAAATCGTTGA
- a CDS encoding cell division protein FtsK, whose protein sequence is MATKSTARKKSTTSTGTKKSTKSGTRRKKSPSKQQVFHDEVTLIVTIVVSILLILGLFNLGGVVGKFFDNLSFGLMGYLAYVFPFLLFCQVAFSIANRGNVYVRNKVIGFGLLCTCFCAGFHLVCYSYLHSSFLSFYSLCSKNHNGGGIIGAAVGNLLKSMFGVIGAAVILIAMMLILFMFISDKLLFAELKKYHKKRQKIRAEQRKYYEEMHGDEFEEEVDIEPYNVSYAREGGEPNKRKAKTVNFLQGLKQDQKPKKKVELSQVQELSDPKAEVPLKKEPVVGYPDPAMASDDIGEPVYESEMKQKFEKEPEQDKPQEVEPVLDFEITRMEEPEEMPFDEQEDLQVEPMGFEEANEIYQEESAPVIEEEKPTHTKKETKQENTSAETLEIHPDLEEKKEYVFPPINLLAKPKGSAKGMSDRELKETAVKLQKTLESFGVRVTITNVSCGPTVTRYELQPEQGVKVSKITGLADDIKLNLAAADVRIEAPIPGKAAVGIEVPNKVNTMVSFRDLIEGKEFKEFNSDIAFAVGKDIGGQTVVTDIAKMPHLLIAGATGSGKSVCINTLIMSILYKANPNDVKLIMVDPKVVELSVYNGIPHLLIPVVTDPKKASAALNWAVMEMTERYKKFAALGVRDIKGYNSKIKEMGYSNDPNIQKMPQIVIIVDELADLMMVAPGEVEDAICRLAQMARAAGLHLIIATQRPSVNVITGLIKANVPSRIAFSVSSAIDSRTILDGSGAEKLLGKGDMLFFPSGYPKPVRIQGAFISDREVSEVVEFLSKENEGHVTVNQELEGKITSAVSSEGGGHGGSDRDEYFIDAGKFIIEKDKASIGMLQRVFKVGFNRAARIMDQLNDAGVVGPEEGTKPRKVLMSMEEFEQYVDEYV, encoded by the coding sequence ATGGCTACCAAATCAACAGCTCGTAAGAAAAGTACTACGAGTACGGGAACAAAGAAAAGTACAAAGTCAGGCACAAGAAGGAAAAAGTCGCCATCCAAGCAACAGGTATTTCATGATGAAGTTACTTTAATTGTTACGATCGTCGTATCAATTTTACTTATATTAGGTTTATTTAACTTAGGAGGCGTGGTTGGCAAATTTTTTGACAATTTGTCGTTTGGATTAATGGGATATTTGGCATATGTATTTCCGTTCCTGTTATTCTGCCAGGTGGCATTTTCAATTGCCAATCGTGGGAATGTATATGTAAGAAATAAAGTGATCGGGTTTGGATTATTATGTACCTGTTTTTGCGCAGGATTTCATTTAGTATGTTATTCCTACCTACATAGTTCTTTTCTGTCATTTTACAGTTTATGTTCTAAAAACCATAATGGCGGCGGTATAATCGGCGCAGCGGTAGGAAATCTATTGAAATCTATGTTTGGCGTGATTGGTGCAGCAGTGATCTTGATCGCAATGATGTTGATTCTATTTATGTTTATTTCGGACAAACTTCTATTTGCGGAATTAAAGAAATATCATAAGAAAAGACAGAAGATCCGTGCGGAACAGAGAAAATATTATGAGGAAATGCATGGTGATGAGTTCGAGGAAGAGGTTGATATCGAACCTTATAATGTCTCATATGCAAGAGAGGGTGGAGAACCAAATAAACGTAAGGCAAAAACGGTTAATTTCTTACAAGGACTAAAGCAAGATCAGAAACCAAAGAAAAAGGTGGAATTATCTCAAGTTCAGGAACTGTCAGATCCTAAAGCAGAGGTACCGTTAAAGAAAGAACCGGTAGTTGGATATCCAGATCCTGCAATGGCTAGTGATGATATTGGTGAACCGGTTTATGAATCGGAGATGAAACAGAAATTTGAGAAGGAACCAGAGCAAGACAAACCACAAGAAGTAGAACCTGTTCTTGATTTCGAGATTACAAGAATGGAAGAGCCGGAAGAGATGCCTTTTGATGAGCAGGAAGATTTACAAGTAGAACCTATGGGCTTTGAAGAAGCAAATGAAATCTATCAGGAAGAATCGGCTCCTGTTATCGAGGAGGAAAAACCTACTCATACTAAGAAGGAAACGAAGCAGGAAAATACTTCGGCAGAAACATTAGAAATTCATCCGGATTTAGAAGAAAAGAAGGAATATGTATTCCCACCGATCAATCTTTTAGCGAAGCCAAAGGGATCGGCAAAAGGAATGAGTGATCGAGAATTAAAAGAGACAGCGGTTAAATTGCAAAAGACATTGGAGAGCTTTGGCGTAAGAGTTACGATCACGAATGTAAGCTGCGGACCAACAGTAACTCGCTATGAATTACAGCCGGAACAAGGAGTTAAGGTTAGTAAGATCACAGGTCTTGCAGATGATATTAAATTAAATCTTGCGGCTGCGGATGTTCGTATTGAAGCACCAATTCCAGGAAAAGCAGCAGTTGGTATCGAAGTTCCGAATAAAGTAAATACTATGGTATCCTTTAGAGACTTGATCGAAGGAAAAGAATTTAAAGAATTCAATTCTGATATCGCATTTGCGGTTGGTAAAGATATCGGCGGTCAGACCGTCGTTACAGATATTGCTAAGATGCCTCACCTTCTCATTGCAGGGGCTACCGGATCTGGTAAATCAGTATGTATCAATACATTGATCATGAGTATTTTATATAAAGCGAATCCAAATGATGTAAAACTGATCATGGTCGATCCAAAAGTAGTAGAATTAAGTGTGTATAATGGCATTCCACATCTTTTGATCCCAGTTGTAACAGATCCAAAGAAAGCAAGTGCAGCCCTTAATTGGGCTGTTATGGAGATGACAGAACGATATAAGAAGTTTGCCGCACTTGGTGTTAGAGATATTAAAGGATATAATAGTAAGATCAAAGAGATGGGTTATTCTAACGACCCTAATATTCAAAAGATGCCACAGATCGTTATTATCGTTGACGAGTTGGCGGATCTTATGATGGTTGCACCTGGTGAAGTTGAGGATGCGATTTGTCGACTTGCTCAGATGGCTCGTGCAGCTGGCTTGCATTTGATCATTGCGACACAAAGACCTAGTGTTAACGTTATCACTGGATTGATCAAAGCTAATGTACCAAGTCGTATCGCATTTAGCGTATCTTCAGCGATCGATTCTAGGACAATCTTAGATGGTTCTGGTGCAGAGAAACTTCTTGGTAAGGGTGATATGTTATTCTTCCCAAGTGGATATCCAAAGCCTGTTCGTATTCAAGGCGCATTTATATCGGACCGAGAGGTTAGTGAAGTGGTTGAATTTTTATCGAAAGAGAATGAAGGCCATGTAACGGTGAACCAAGAGTTAGAAGGAAAGATTACATCAGCGGTGTCTAGTGAAGGCGGTGGACATGGCGGAAGCGATCGCGATGAATACTTTATCGATGCAGGTAAATTTATCATCGAGAAAGATAAAGCGAGTATCGGTATGTTACAACGTGTGTTTAAGGTTGGATTTAATCGTGCCGCACGTATTATGGATCAGTTAAACGATGCTGGTGTTGTTGGTCCGGAAGAAGGAACCAAACCAAGAAAAGTATTAATGTCGATGGAAGAGTTTGAACAATACGTCGATGAATATGTATAA
- a CDS encoding polyribonucleotide nucleotidyltransferase, giving the protein MFTRGQTQILTVTTLAPLSEAQRLDGLDETETSKRYMHHYNFPSYSVGETKPSRGPGRREIGHGALAERALVPVLPSEAEFPYAIRTVSETMESNGSTSQASICASSLSLMSAGVPIKKPVAGISCGLVTGDTDDDYLVLTDIQGLEDFFGDMDFKVAGTRDGITAIQMDIKIHGLTRPIIEEAIARTREARLYILNDVMDPVISAPRATVGKYAPKIVQIQIDPAKIGDVVGQRGKTINAIIEQTGVKIDISDEGSVSVCGTDGEMIDEAVKMIKIITTDFTEGQLLEGKVISIKEFGAFIEFAPGKEGMVHISKISKERINKVEDVLTLGDVVKVVCLGKDKMGRISFSMKDVKDENDTK; this is encoded by the coding sequence ATGTTCACTCGTGGACAAACTCAAATCTTAACAGTAACTACTTTAGCTCCTTTATCAGAAGCTCAAAGATTAGATGGCTTAGATGAAACAGAAACTTCAAAACGTTACATGCATCATTATAACTTCCCTTCATACTCTGTTGGTGAAACAAAACCAAGTAGAGGTCCAGGACGTCGTGAAATCGGTCATGGTGCTCTAGCTGAACGTGCCTTAGTTCCAGTTCTTCCAAGTGAAGCAGAATTCCCATATGCAATTCGTACGGTATCTGAAACTATGGAATCTAACGGTTCTACTTCTCAAGCAAGTATTTGTGCATCCAGTCTTTCTCTTATGAGCGCGGGTGTTCCAATTAAGAAACCAGTTGCTGGTATTTCTTGTGGTCTTGTTACTGGTGATACAGATGATGATTATTTAGTATTAACAGATATCCAAGGTCTTGAAGATTTCTTTGGCGACATGGACTTTAAGGTAGCTGGTACTAGAGATGGTATCACTGCAATTCAGATGGATATTAAGATCCACGGATTAACTCGTCCAATTATCGAAGAAGCAATTGCAAGAACGAGAGAAGCTAGATTATATATCCTTAATGATGTTATGGATCCTGTTATCAGTGCTCCAAGAGCAACAGTTGGTAAATATGCTCCTAAGATCGTTCAGATCCAAATTGATCCGGCTAAGATCGGTGATGTTGTTGGTCAAAGAGGTAAGACAATTAATGCTATCATCGAACAAACAGGCGTTAAGATCGATATCTCCGATGAAGGTTCTGTATCTGTATGTGGTACAGATGGCGAAATGATCGATGAAGCAGTTAAGATGATCAAGATCATCACAACTGATTTCACAGAAGGTCAACTTTTAGAAGGTAAAGTTATCTCTATCAAAGAATTTGGTGCATTTATCGAATTCGCACCAGGTAAAGAGGGAATGGTTCACATTTCTAAGATTTCTAAAGAGAGAATCAACAAGGTTGAAGATGTATTAACTCTTGGAGATGTCGTTAAAGTTGTTTGTCTTGGTAAAGATAAAATGGGCAGAATTTCATTTAGTATGAAAGATGTGAAAGACGAAAACGATACAAAATAA
- a CDS encoding acetyltransferase, GNAT family gives MIRFRKAVLEDAQHIIELQNKAFYDDYQEFGVCPAYGCSLEQIEEAIKTYITYVICDEERIVGKISVHKVNEGHYFVDCLCILPDYQGRGLGSEAIRFVELEMEDATYWSLVTPKERPNNHEFYRKSGYIITGETKDQDVELVELEKQCISYCGLNCNKCPVYIATSQKDDSMKEEVAKTFSTEEMPLEAKDIYCLGCHTEFADDNKICGPCKIRACATGRKVEVCGKCNYYPCNKIEQFVPKGSENRELLDQYLQ, from the coding sequence ATGATTCGTTTTAGAAAAGCTGTTTTAGAAGATGCACAACATATTATTGAGTTACAGAATAAAGCGTTTTATGATGATTATCAGGAATTTGGAGTTTGCCCTGCATATGGTTGCAGTTTGGAACAGATCGAAGAAGCTATTAAAACATATATTACATACGTTATCTGTGATGAAGAAAGAATCGTAGGTAAGATTTCAGTACATAAGGTAAATGAGGGACATTATTTTGTGGATTGTCTTTGTATTTTACCTGATTATCAGGGGCGTGGTTTAGGAAGCGAAGCAATTCGCTTTGTGGAATTGGAAATGGAAGATGCTACATACTGGTCATTGGTTACCCCTAAGGAACGGCCTAACAATCATGAATTTTATAGAAAGTCTGGTTATATCATTACCGGGGAGACAAAAGATCAAGATGTTGAGTTAGTAGAACTTGAAAAACAGTGCATATCATACTGCGGGCTCAATTGCAATAAGTGTCCAGTTTATATTGCTACAAGCCAAAAGGATGACAGTATGAAGGAAGAAGTAGCTAAGACATTTTCAACAGAGGAAATGCCGCTTGAGGCAAAGGATATTTATTGTCTGGGATGTCATACAGAGTTTGCAGATGATAATAAAATTTGCGGCCCATGTAAGATCCGAGCTTGTGCAACAGGCCGCAAGGTTGAAGTGTGTGGTAAGTGTAATTATTATCCATGTAACAAGATTGAGCAGTTTGTTCCAAAGGGTAGTGAGAACAGAGAGTTATTAGATCAATACTTACAATAA
- a CDS encoding membrane spanning protein, with the protein MVFVLSTIVYLAFGVLVLQIISKASGYTPVNPFMKKVVSQYESDSIPTQLEKRDLYQVFFYAFLFRVLLLVASAIAVRIFMTDSESLTFSTFLDHIRQWDAKNYIGIAEKGYANHLENGKPIFLVFFPVYSWLMRGLSYIIPSYEVCGIIISIICYCFGCCYLYAMVAGDYSKGVAKKSVIYLSIFPFAFHFGGIMTESVFFLTSVASLYHIRKHQWLRMMIWGAVCALSRMHGLLLLIAAGVEMCEVYQPLRLLREEQGKEFLGFLRTKAIYLLGIPVGTLIYLYINYAITGNPFMFTKYQKEIWYQGSTWFTNTLTYVVENALTASPMGMVRASIWIPELTIFILALGTIVYGLKRHSNTYLSYLFVYLILNYSLTWVISGGRYMSVCIPMFIIWAEYADRHETADRVITIVSALFMGIYLTGFLFTRQII; encoded by the coding sequence ATGGTTTTTGTATTGAGTACGATTGTATATCTTGCATTTGGAGTTTTGGTATTGCAGATCATAAGTAAAGCGAGTGGCTATACCCCAGTCAATCCTTTTATGAAAAAGGTCGTATCTCAATATGAAAGTGATTCTATTCCTACACAATTAGAGAAAAGAGACCTCTATCAGGTCTTTTTTTACGCATTTTTATTCCGCGTATTACTTTTAGTTGCTAGTGCAATTGCAGTGCGTATTTTTATGACGGATTCCGAAAGCTTAACATTTTCTACATTTCTAGACCACATTAGGCAATGGGATGCGAAAAACTATATTGGTATCGCTGAGAAAGGTTATGCCAATCATCTGGAAAATGGAAAACCAATTTTCTTGGTATTCTTTCCGGTTTATTCTTGGTTGATGCGAGGGCTGTCTTATATCATACCATCTTATGAAGTATGCGGAATCATTATTTCAATTATATGTTACTGTTTTGGGTGTTGTTATCTATATGCGATGGTAGCTGGTGATTATAGTAAAGGAGTTGCTAAGAAATCGGTCATTTATCTATCTATTTTTCCGTTTGCATTTCATTTTGGAGGGATCATGACGGAAAGTGTATTCTTTCTCACAAGTGTAGCTTCTCTATATCATATTCGAAAACATCAATGGCTTCGAATGATGATATGGGGCGCTGTCTGTGCTCTTTCTAGAATGCATGGTTTATTACTTTTGATTGCAGCGGGAGTAGAGATGTGCGAGGTATATCAGCCTCTTCGACTGCTAAGAGAAGAGCAAGGAAAAGAGTTTTTGGGATTTTTACGTACAAAAGCAATATACCTTTTAGGAATTCCGGTTGGAACGCTGATCTATCTATATATTAATTATGCGATTACCGGTAATCCATTCATGTTTACGAAATACCAGAAAGAGATCTGGTATCAAGGAAGTACTTGGTTTACCAATACTCTTACTTATGTAGTTGAAAACGCATTGACGGCATCACCAATGGGCATGGTACGCGCTTCAATCTGGATTCCGGAATTGACGATCTTTATCCTTGCACTTGGTACGATCGTATATGGATTAAAACGACATTCGAATACTTATCTTTCCTATCTGTTTGTTTATTTGATCTTGAATTATTCTTTAACTTGGGTAATCAGTGGCGGTCGTTACATGTCTGTCTGCATACCAATGTTCATCATCTGGGCAGAATACGCAGATAGACATGAAACAGCGGATCGTGTGATCACCATCGTAAGTGCATTATTCATGGGAATCTATCTTACTGGTTTCCTGTTTACGAGACAGATCATCTAA